One window of the Salvelinus fontinalis isolate EN_2023a chromosome 2, ASM2944872v1, whole genome shotgun sequence genome contains the following:
- the LOC129818290 gene encoding histone-lysine N-methyltransferase, H3 lysine-36 specific-like isoform X2, which translates to MGGSLRWSLARMSRPYELPISNAQACHTDPTLTSAPNDPFSPSSKHNNPNSRLDPPRAMQMSTAPALKPPSTYGFMPKDLSSSYSPLRRLQHLTTMVSHPDLVQLGEGEREVSHTRNAVGKTDFGNSLALTAPQPGRRDTDTSKTNPSVEKKSDCCISDPPSPDFSLDSNSPFANGCLHFESTLFDDDDEEEDDEDTALPLTDRQRKVGKSPEPLPEFLNLKVKQLLKPGLSVGKGLQSPSVPPLTAHEGSDEDWGSNCEPLSLGNSPSGPSMMDSPKKKSLPPVKFLEGEVIWAKFNRRPWWPCEMTVDPVQGTYHKMKEPSDRPCRQYHIRTFGEPVELAWVAGKATHTFHGGFEFEQLPLIRRRGRQREKDYKYTIPKRFKASWKNSVTEAEAVLPERPKMVASIPDSIDTTLHDGSTSENEDLPIPPSSIPSASLSPAPSLITNGTVSPQSKPSPMKGSIFKKPQRKKNPTKASKAKNEFFNTETFGSTDKPEECPYLDLDSIPNILCPKALERHSKPSQTHSSVPVVEKVKKQPEVQTGLWFSKPGKDRRLITATSISKHSSFSKGPCKKNTQIAAAVNRKTQVSSVAIKECSSHQLKTPVSSVIVKERPADQSKTPVSNATVKEMTADQFKTPVLSLPKLSDQSKDLGKQPAHLPASNRLMTRALKAMEEAERKVSSSTNTPSDKPETKTNCYTEDKPSKVDNDNQIIALPNCSSSKFTRSKDFVAEVKTENESFFVCQMPADFIPLTSVKEKKENCVSHISSCSSPSPCFSPMDVFKDIKELSFKSLESSDGDGKHVSFKPDTNYKFSTFLMLLKDEHDTREKHGTPLELEIGPPSVHVKEEPSVVPPILGEESLSQGPILSKSQQCKGKTKAKPKLKSSLKVEIPQLEGSINQDLKRSAKKRGLSGTKNKPNGKEPCGKRSSGPGYLGIEDSHHLSINAWQKFDQDSGTLGGLGEGCSGLMNERLQNMVPLEQGGADPSVSFQTKTRLDQQIIPAINSANTTQSTGEGQEASTAHKRIRKPSKRLIEWTEEYDQIFSTRKKQKKALQSLRKVAQSNSNKPDPLPSEKTTHDHAPLNPLPEIQSLPPEEPSKTPNGQAPPRIENTPPPDAPILSIDILTLPPEADPSLLCDSLTKNVGDVPYLETIRKRQRKPTLKILEYSEAATIPKKKVKSLKSSSSSHAVHSGSGQHSFKSKIKQPMTSTTASSTMLPCTPASCPQTQSCIERGSDIDLTTHPTKDTNLHDDGRDTIDPEGFTSSFDDSFSSMREESSQCDDTLFPNKKIIVDRGSAASLKENVCQVCEKTGELLLCEGQCCGAFHLQCSGLTEPPKGKFVCQECKSGVHTCFVCKKPGENVRRCMIPVCGKFYHGECIANHAPVAPLHGGFRCSLHVCLSCFITNPVNPSVPKGRLTRCVRCPVAYHANNYCMAAGSVVLANNSFLCPNHFTPRRGIRNHEHVNVSWCFVCSEGGSLLCCESCPAAFHRECLNIDMPEGSWFCNDCQAGKKPHYKDILWVKVGRYRWWPAEVNHPKNIPENILRMRHDVGEFPVHFFGSNDYLWTYQARVFPYMDVDTNNKEKMGKGVDLIYKKALEEAARRFLKLQAEKELRQLQEDRRNDKKPPPYRHIKVNRPIGKVQFIMADLSEIPRCNCKASDENPCGIDSECINRMLMYECHPQVCPAGNGCLNQAFTKRQYSQVEIFRTLARGWGLRCAHDIKKGEFVNEYIGEVIDEDECRVRIKHAQDNDICNFYMLTLDKDRIIDAGPKGNQARFMNHSCRPNCETQKWTVNGDTRVGLFTLIDVPADTELTFNYNLECLGNGKTVCKCEAPNCSGFLGVRPKNNPPADDKSRKLKKKVLAKRKNKMEVTKEREDECFSCGDGGQIVSCKRPGCPKVYHADCLNLAKRPAGRWECPWHQCDLCGKEAASFCEMCPSSYCTLHRDGMLFISKLDGRLSCSEHDPCGPDPLEPGEIREHLPDICALSLGLGAGVVIPGAAVAGAAATVTTTGTGDPQPCPGPESESIPPLPSSSPISSPISGPSFGPISGHFSGPISGSFSVPIPVPISGPISGPFSGPISTPLPSSEAPDSAHLFLPQYSPISSYEDEKEEIEDPLGEEGDGEGMEGELEDGEMEGLELKDEEDEEEVEEQEEEEEEEEQEE; encoded by the exons GATGGAGCCTTGCCAGGATGAGTCGGCCCTATGAACTGCCTATCAGCAATGCTCAGGCCTGTCACACTGACCCAACATTGACCTCTGCCCCCAAtgaccccttctctccctcctcaaaGCACAATAACCCCAATTCTAGACTAGACCCTCCACGTGCCATGCAGATGTCCACCGCCCCTGCCCTCAAACCTCCATCCACCTATGGGTTCATGCCCAAGGACCTATCCTCTTCCTACAGTCCTCTGAGAAGGCTACAGCACCTGACCACCATGGTCAGCCACCCGGACCTGGTACAgcttggagagggggagagggaggtctCGCACACCCGGAATGCTGTTGGGAAAACTGACTTTGGGAATTCCTTGGCCCTCACAGCTCCCCAGCCAGgcaggagagacacagacaccagTAAGACTAATCCTAGTGTGGAGAAGAAGAGTGACTGTTGCATCTCTGACCCACCTAGTCCAGACTTTTCACTGGATAGCAATAGCCCTTTTGCAAATGGCTGCCTGCACTTTGAGTCCACTTtgtttgatgatgatgatgaagaagagGATGATGAGGATACAGCTTtacctctgacagacagacagagaaaagttGGAAAGTCACCTGAACCACTTCCTGAATTTTTAAACTTGAAGGTAAAGCAATTACTGAAGCCAGGGCTATCTGTGGGTAAAGGCTTGCAGTCCCCTAGTGTCCCCCCATTAACGGCACATGAAGGTTCAGACGAGGACTGGGGGAGTAACTGTGAGCCGCTCTCTCTTGGGAATAGCCCCTCCGGGCCTTCAATG ATGGACAGCCCAAAGAAGAAGTCCCTTCCACCTGTAAAGTTTTTAGAGGGAGAAGTTATATGGGCAAAGTTCAACCGAAGACCGTGGTGGCCTTGTGAGATGACAGTTGACCCGGTACAGGGAACCTACCACAAAATGAAAG AGCCCAGTGATAGGCCTTGTCGGCAGTACCACATCAGGACCTTTGGAGAGCCGGTGGAACTGGCCTGGGTCGCAGGAAAAGCTACACATACTTTTCATGGAGGCTTTGAGTTTGAGCAGCTCCCCTTGATACGCAGGAGAGGAAGGCAAAGAGAAAAAGACTACAAATACACT ATACCCAAGCGTTTTAAAGCATCGTGGAAAAACAGTGTGACAGAGGCAGAAGCTGTCCTCCCAGAGCGGCCCAAAATGGTGGCCTCTATACCTGACTCTATAGATACAACCCTCCATGATGGGTCCACATCAGAGAATGAGGACCTTCCAATTCCCCCTTCCTCCATTCCATCTGCCTCTCTATCCCCTGCACCAAGTCTCATAACAAACGGAACTGTGTCGCCACAAAGTAAACCTTCCCCAATGAAAGGAAGCATTTTCAAGAAGCCTCAGAGGAAGAAGAATCCAACTAAAGCATCAAAAGCTAAAAATGAGTTCTTCAACACCGAAACATTTGGAAGCACTGACAAGCCAGAAGAATGTCCGTATTTGGACCTTGACTCTATCCCCAATATTTTGTGTCCTAAAGCACTTGAGCGTCATTCCAAGCCCTCTCAGACTCATTCCTCAGTTCCAGTAGTAGAAAAAGTGAAGAAGCAGCCAGAAGTCCAAACTGGCCTGTGGTTCAGCAAACCAGGAAAAGACAGGCGACTCATCACTGCCACCTCCATATCTAAACACAGTTCCTTTAGCAAGGGCCCCTGCAAGAAAAATACTCAAATTGCAGCTGCTGTCAACAGAAAGACACAAGTGTCCAGTGTGGCAATCAAGGAATGCTCTAGTCATCAGTTGAAGACTCCAGTGTCCAGTGTAATAGTCAAAGAACGCCCTGCTGATCAGTCGAAGACTCCAGTGTCCAATGCAACAGTCAAAGAAATGACTGCTGATCAGTTTAAGACTCCAGTCTTAAGTTTACCCAAGCTCTCGGATCAGTCGAAGGACCTGGGAAAGCAGCCTGCGCATCTGCCCGCTAGCAACCGCCTCATGACCAGAGCCCTTAAAGCTATGGAGGAAGCTGAGCGGAAGGTCTCATCTTCCACAAACACGCCCTCTGATAAACCAGAGACCAAAACAAACTGTTATACAGAGGACAAACCTTCAAAGGTTGACAACGATAATCAGATCATAGCTTTGCCAAATTGCTCTTCATCAAAGTTCACTAGGTCGAAGGACTTTGTGGCAGAGGTTAAGACAGAAAATGAGAGCTTCTTTGTATGCCAGATGCCTGCAGACTTCATACCTCTAACTTCTGTGAAGGAAAAGAAAGAGAACTGTGTGTCTCAcatctcctcctgttcctctccctcgCCATGCTTCTCTCCCATGGATGTCTTCAAAGACATCAAAGAGTTATCCTTCAAGTCCCTGGAATCAAGTGATGGTGATGGAAAACATGTGTCTTTTAAACCAGACACTAACTACAAGTTCAGTACTTTCCTCATGCTGCTGAAGGACGAGCACGATACCAGGGAGAAACATGGTACACCCTTGGAGCTGGAAATTGGACCACCCAGTGTCCATGTAAAAGAGGAGCCTTCAGTGGTTCCACCCATACTGGGAGAAGAGTCACTCAGTCAAGGCCCTATTCTCAGTAAAAGTCAACAGTGCAAGGGAAAAACAAAGGCCAAACCCAAGCTCAAGTCTTCTCTGAAAGTAGAAATCCCACAACTTGAAGGCAGCATAAACCAGGACTTGAAAAGGTCAGCCAAAAAGAGAGGCTTGTCTGGGACTAAAAATAAGCCTAATGGAAAAGAGCCTTGTGGTAAGAGGTCTTCTGGACCTGGCTACCTTGGGATAGAGGACTCACACCATCTTTCGATCAATGCCTGGCAGAAGTTTGACCAGGATTCAGGGACATTAGGGGGGTTGGGGGAGGGCTGCAGTGGGCTAATGAATGAGAGACTACAGAACATGGTGCCTTTGGAGCAGGGTGGTGCAGACCCATCGGTGTCCTTTCAGACAAAGACAAGGTTGGACCAGCAGATTATCCCTGCCATCAATTCTGCAAACACTACACAAAGTACTGGGGAAGGCCAGGAGGCTTCCACAG CACATAAACGAATTAGAAAACCAAGCAAAAGACTCATAGAATGGACAGAAGAGTATGATCAGATATTCTCCACAAGGAAGAAACAGAAAAAGGCCCTCCAGTCTTTGAGAAAG GTGGCACAATCCAACAGCAACAAACCAGATCCCCTACCATCAGAGAAAACCACACATGACCACGCCCCTCTGAACCCACTTCCTGAAATACAATCCCTGCCCCCAGAGGAACCATCCAAGACCCCAAATGGACAAGCCCCTCCCCGAATAGAGAACACTCCCCCTCCGGATGCGCCTATCCTGTCCATAGATATTCTAACCCTGCCTCCTGAAGCAGACCCTTCGCTGTTGTGTGACAGTCTTACAAAGAATGTTG GTGACGTTCCTTACTTGGAAACCATCCGTAAGAGACAGAGAAAACCCACTCTGAAGATTCTGGAATACTCAGAGGCTGCCACAATCCCAAAGAAAAAG GTCAAGTCCCTGAAGTCCAGCTCATCAAGCCATGCTGTTCATTCAG GCTCTGGACAACACTCCTTTAAATCAAAGATCAAGCAACCAATGACATCCACCACTGCATCCTCCACAATGTTGCCCTGCACCCCTGCATCCTGCCCCCAGACCCAGAGTTGCATTGAGAGGGGGTCAGACATCGACCTCACCACGCACCCCACTAAGGACACTAATCTCCATGACGATGGGAGGGACACCATAGACCCAGAG GGTTTTACATCCAGTTTCGATGACAGCTTTTCATCCATGAGGGAGGAGTCTTCACAGTGCGATGACACACTCTTCCCCAATAAGAAGATCATAGTGGACAGAGGGAGCGCGGCCTCATTGAAGGAGAATGTGTGTCAG GTATGTGAGAAGACTGGGGAGCTTCTACTGTGTGAGGGCCAGTGTTGTGGGGCCTTCCACCTCCAGTGTAGCGGCCTCACAGAGCCTCCTAAAGGGAAGTTCGTCTGCCAGGAGTGCAAGTCTG GTGTCCATACCTGTTTTGTGTGTAAGAAGCCCGGGGAAAACGTGAGGCGCTGTATGATCCCAGTGTGTGGGAAGTTCTACCATGGAGAGTGTATCGCCAATCACGCTCCCGTTGCCCCCCTGCACGGGGGCTTCCGCTGCTCCCTCCACGTCTGTCTGTCCTGCTTCATCACTAACCCTGTCAACCCCTCCGTCCCCAAAG GTCGTCTGACACGCTGTGTGCGTTGCCCTGTGGCGTACCATGCCAACAATTACTGCATGGCAGCGGGCAGTGTGGTTCTGGCCAACAACAGCTTCCTGTGTCCCAACCACTTCACCCCCCGCAGGGGAATCCGCAACCATGAACACGTCAACGTCAGCTGGTGCTTTGTCTGCTCTGAAG GGGGCAGTCTGTTGTGCTGTGAGTCGTGTCCTGCTGCCTTCCACCGGGAGTGTCTGAACATCGACATGCCCGAGGGCAGCTGGTTCTGTAACGACTGCCAGGCCGGGAAGAAGCCCCACTATAAGGACATCCTGTGGGTCAAAGTGGGCCGGTACAG GTGGTGGCCTGCGGAGGTCAACCATCCCAAGAACATTCCGGAGAACATCCTACGTATGAGGCACGACGTAGGAGAGTTCCCTGTGCACTTCTTTGGCTCCAACGACTACCTGTGGACCTACCAAGCCAGAGTCTTCCCCTACATGGACGTAGACACCAACAACAAGGAGAAGATGGGGAAGGGTGTAGACCTCATCTACAAGAAAG CTTTGGAGGAAGCTGCTCGCAGGTTTCTGAAACTGCAGGCGGAGAAAGAACTGAGACAACttcaggaggacaggaggaatgACAAGAAACCCCCTCCATACAGACACATCAAG GTGAATCGGCCAATCGGGAAGGTGCAGTTCATCATGGCCGACCTATCAGAGATCCCACGCTGTAACTGCAAGGCGTCAGACGAGAACCCGTGTGGCATTGACTCTGAGTGTATTAACCGCATGCTGATGTACGAGTGCCACCCCCAGGTGTGCCCGGCGGGCAATGGCTGCCTGAACCAGGCCTTCACCAAACGCCAGTACAGCCAGGTAGAGATCTTCAGGACGCTGGCACGAGGCTGGGGCCTCCGCTGTGCCCATGACATCAAGAAG GGGGAGTTTGTGAATGAGTACATAGGAGAAGTGATCGATGAGGATGAGTGTCGGGTCAGGATCAAACATGCCCAGGATAACGACATCTGTAACTTCTACATGCTGACTCTGGACAAG GATCGGATCATTGATGCTGGGCCAAAGGGGAACCAGGCCCGCTTCATGAACCACAGCTGCCGGCCCAACTGTGAGACACAGAAGTGGACGGTGAATGGAGACACACGTGTGGGGCTCTTCACTCTCATAGATGTCCCTGCAG ACACAGAGCTGACTTTCAACTACAACTTGGAGTGCCTTGGGAATGGGAAGACTGTGTGTAAATGTGAAGCTCCAAACTGCAGCGGCTTCCTAGGAGTTCGGCCAAAG AACAACCCTCCAGCAGATGACAAGAGCCGCAAACTGAAGAAGAAGGTCCTGGCTAAACGGAAGAACAAGATGGAGGTGAccaaggagagggaggatgagtgCTTCAGTTGTGGGGATGGGGGACAGATTGTGTCCTGTAAGAGACCAGGCTGTCCCAAGGTTTACCACGCAGACTGTCTCAACCTCGCCAAGAGGCCTGCAG GTCGGTGGGAGTGCCCGTGGCACCAGTGTGACCTGTGTGGTAAGGAGGCAGCCTCCTTTTGTGAGATGTGTCCCAGCTCTTACTGCACACTGCACCGCGACGGCATGCTTTTCATCTCCAAGCTGGACGGACGGCTGTCCTGCAGCGAACACGACCCCTGTGGACCAGACCCCCTGGAGCCAGGGGAGATCAGGGAACACCTACCCGACATCTGTGCTCTCTCACTGGGCCTGGGGGCTGGCGTAGTTATCCCTGGTGCTGCTGTGGCTGGTGCTGCTGCTACAGTCACTACCACAGGGACAGGGGACCCCCAGCCGTGCCCTGGTCCCGAGTCTGagtctatcccccctctccctagCTCTAGCCCCATCTCTAGCCCAATCTCTGGCCCCTCCTTTGGCCCCATCTCTGGTCACTTTTCTGGCCCAATCTCTGGCTCCTTTTCTGTCCCAATACCTGTCCCAATATCTGGCCCCATATCTGGTCCCTTCTCTGGCCCCATCAGCACCCCTCTACCCAGCTCTGAGGCCCCCGATAGCGCTCACCTATTCCTTCCCCAGTACTCACCCATCTCTTCCTACGAAGATGAGAAAGAAGAAATTGAGGATCCTTTGGgtgaagagggggatggagaggggatggagggagagttgGAGGATGGTGAGATGGAGGGTCTTGAGTTGAAAGATGAAGAGGAtgaagaagaagtagaagaacaagaggaggaggaggaagaagaagaacaagaggAGTAA